The Janthinobacterium lividum genome has a window encoding:
- a CDS encoding DNA-3-methyladenine glycosylase I, whose product MTTIRCSWANPANPRYLDYHDTEWGVPCHDERRLFEMLNLEGAQAGLSWETILNKRDTYRAAFDHWDAEKIAAYGPDKVAQLLLDPGIVRNRLKVAAAITNAQAYLRLRAEGQTLDSFLWAYVDGQPIVNSWQPGAFPAKTALSDTLSKDLLKRGFKFVGSTIIYAYMQGIGMVNDHAPTCFCRAGH is encoded by the coding sequence ATGACCACCATCCGCTGCTCCTGGGCCAATCCGGCCAATCCCCGCTATCTCGATTACCACGATACGGAGTGGGGCGTGCCCTGCCACGACGAGCGCCGGCTGTTCGAGATGCTGAACCTGGAAGGCGCGCAGGCGGGCCTGAGCTGGGAAACCATCCTCAACAAGCGCGATACCTACCGCGCCGCGTTTGATCACTGGGATGCGGAAAAGATCGCCGCGTATGGTCCGGACAAGGTGGCGCAGCTGCTGCTCGACCCCGGCATCGTGCGCAACCGCCTGAAGGTGGCGGCGGCCATCACGAATGCGCAAGCCTACCTGCGCCTGCGCGCGGAAGGGCAGACCCTGGACAGCTTCCTGTGGGCGTATGTCGATGGCCAGCCTATCGTCAATAGCTGGCAGCCCGGCGCCTTTCCCGCCAAGACGGCCTTGTCCGACACATTGTCGAAAGACTTGCTCAAGCGGGGCTTCAAGTTCGTCGGCTCGACCATCATTTACGCCTACATGCAGGGCATCGGCATGGTCAACGACCATGCGCCGA